From the Clavibacter phaseoli genome, one window contains:
- a CDS encoding SLC13 family permease, translating to MRTALIGVVLLVVGAVAVATGALPLDDLGVLYERVWPILLFVVAITVVTELASEAGLFTWIAERAAGLGRGRTWALWLATVVLACLCTIFLSLDTTAVLLTPVVVVLARHCGLPPLPFALTTVWLANTASLLLPVSNLTNLLAEHELGGLGPAGFAALTVAPALVAIAVPVLAILVIHRRDLFTRYEVGPPTAPTDRVLLVGSAVVVGLLVPALVSGVEVWIPALAAAVVLAILTAVRRPRVLRPGLLPWQLVVFASGLFIVMEAAQSLGLTAVMAAISGQGQDAASLFRLAGVATLSANAVDNLPAYLALEPVAGSPERLVAILVGVNAGPLITPWASLATLLWHERLVSMGVHIKWSRYVLLGLVVAPLTVGLAMAAFVLTR from the coding sequence GTGCGCACAGCCCTCATCGGGGTGGTGCTCCTCGTCGTCGGCGCCGTCGCCGTGGCCACCGGAGCCCTCCCGCTCGACGACCTCGGCGTGCTGTACGAGCGGGTCTGGCCGATCCTCCTCTTCGTGGTCGCCATCACCGTGGTCACCGAGCTCGCCAGCGAGGCGGGGCTGTTCACCTGGATCGCCGAGCGCGCCGCGGGCCTCGGCCGCGGGCGCACGTGGGCCCTCTGGCTCGCGACCGTCGTGCTCGCCTGCCTCTGCACGATCTTCCTGTCGCTCGACACCACGGCCGTGCTGCTCACGCCCGTGGTCGTCGTGCTCGCGCGGCACTGCGGGCTGCCGCCGCTCCCGTTCGCGCTGACGACCGTGTGGCTCGCGAACACCGCGTCGCTCCTGCTGCCCGTCTCCAACCTCACCAACCTGCTCGCGGAGCACGAGCTCGGCGGCCTGGGTCCGGCCGGCTTCGCGGCGCTCACCGTCGCGCCGGCGCTCGTGGCCATCGCGGTGCCCGTGCTCGCGATCCTCGTGATCCACCGCAGGGACCTCTTCACGCGCTACGAGGTCGGGCCGCCGACCGCGCCGACCGACCGCGTGCTGCTCGTGGGCAGCGCCGTCGTGGTGGGGCTCCTCGTGCCGGCGCTCGTCTCGGGAGTCGAGGTGTGGATCCCCGCGCTCGCCGCGGCCGTCGTGCTCGCGATCCTCACGGCCGTCCGCCGCCCGCGCGTGCTCCGACCAGGGCTCCTGCCGTGGCAGCTCGTGGTGTTCGCGTCGGGTCTCTTCATCGTGATGGAGGCGGCGCAGTCGCTCGGGCTCACCGCGGTCATGGCCGCGATCTCCGGGCAGGGCCAGGACGCGGCCTCCCTGTTCCGGCTCGCCGGCGTCGCGACGCTCAGCGCCAACGCCGTCGACAACCTGCCGGCGTACCTCGCGCTCGAGCCGGTCGCGGGATCCCCGGAGCGCCTCGTCGCGATCCTCGTGGGCGTCAACGCCGGCCCGCTCATCACGCCGTGGGCCTCGCTCGCGACGCTGCTCTGGCACGAGCGGCTCGTGAGCATGGGCGTCCACATCAAGTGGTCGCGCTACGTGCTCCTGGGGCTCGTGGTCGCGCCCCTCACGGTCGGCCTCGCGATGGCTGCCTTCGTCCTCACGCGCTGA
- a CDS encoding mechanosensitive ion channel family protein has protein sequence MDLPALLAVPAVAVTVTLLAAVAAALVVTAVVALVVRVIARRREWAARLVRRARRPFRVLLVVVAVWIALRASVAPGELRDGLDHLLHVITIVAAAWLVCALAIFFEDLGLSRYRVDVADNRVARRVRTQVLIIRRLTVVAIVVVAIGAILLTFPGARAAGASVLASAGLVSIVAGLAAQSTLANVFAGMQLAFSDAIRVDDVVIVETEWGRVEEITLTYVVVHIWDDRRMVLPSTYFTTTPFQNWTRTKSELLGAVELDLDWRATPANMREELDRVLATTDLWDGRVSVLQVTDAVGGFVRIRVLVSAVDAPTLFDLRCLVRERLVAFLHQHSPQSLPRTRVQMVDAHERDDASPARRGAPETEPTGLFSGTAQGDTRAGLFTGPISTVPAEERIDLEVDGDRWRTRD, from the coding sequence GTGGACCTGCCCGCCCTGCTCGCCGTGCCCGCCGTCGCCGTGACCGTCACGCTGCTCGCGGCCGTTGCCGCCGCCCTCGTCGTGACCGCCGTGGTCGCCCTCGTCGTCCGCGTCATCGCGCGCCGCCGCGAGTGGGCGGCCCGCCTCGTCCGCCGCGCCCGACGGCCGTTCCGCGTGCTGCTCGTGGTCGTGGCGGTGTGGATCGCCCTCCGCGCCTCGGTCGCGCCGGGCGAGCTGCGCGACGGCCTCGACCACCTGCTGCACGTGATCACGATCGTCGCTGCCGCCTGGCTGGTGTGCGCGCTCGCCATCTTCTTCGAGGACCTCGGGCTCAGCCGCTACCGCGTGGACGTGGCCGACAACCGGGTCGCGCGCCGGGTGCGCACGCAGGTGCTCATCATCCGGCGGCTCACGGTGGTGGCGATCGTTGTCGTCGCGATCGGCGCGATCCTCCTGACCTTCCCCGGCGCCCGGGCCGCGGGCGCGAGCGTCCTCGCGTCCGCCGGGCTCGTCTCGATCGTGGCGGGCCTCGCCGCGCAGTCGACGCTCGCCAACGTGTTCGCCGGGATGCAGCTCGCCTTCAGCGACGCGATCCGCGTGGACGACGTCGTGATCGTCGAGACGGAGTGGGGGCGCGTGGAGGAGATCACGCTGACCTACGTGGTCGTCCACATCTGGGACGACCGGCGGATGGTGCTGCCGTCGACCTACTTCACGACGACGCCGTTCCAGAACTGGACCCGCACCAAGTCCGAGCTCCTCGGCGCGGTGGAGCTCGACCTCGACTGGCGCGCGACGCCCGCGAACATGCGCGAAGAGCTCGACCGGGTGCTCGCCACGACCGACCTCTGGGACGGCCGCGTCTCCGTGCTGCAGGTGACGGACGCGGTCGGCGGCTTCGTACGGATCCGCGTGCTCGTCTCCGCCGTCGACGCGCCCACGCTGTTCGACCTCCGCTGCCTGGTGCGCGAGCGCCTCGTCGCGTTCCTTCACCAGCACAGCCCGCAGTCGCTGCCGCGCACGCGCGTGCAGATGGTGGACGCGCACGAGCGCGACGACGCGTCGCCGGCCCGACGGGGCGCGCCGGAGACCGAGCCGACGGGCCTGTTCTCGGGCACCGCGCAGGGCGACACGCGCGCGGGACTGTTCACCGGACCGATCTCCACGGTGCCCGCGGAGGAGCGCATCGACCTCGAGGTCGACGGCGACCGCTGGCGCACGCGGGACTGA